A single genomic interval of Bradyrhizobium sp. AZCC 1693 harbors:
- a CDS encoding glycosyltransferase family 2 protein, producing the protein MPLVSIITPSWNVAPLIGETIASVQAQTMTDWELLIADDCSTDQTTAIVESHAAQDPRVKLIRQPRNGGPALARQAAIDRAQGRFIAFLDSDDLWLPAKLERQIAFAQAKRAALSYTAFRRINEAGTGTGRLIEVPGSLNYEQLLKNTSIATLTALVDRDVAGNIAMKNEPYDDFCLWLSILKPGHVAHGLNEDLARYRVRSSSVSSRPLRSAGWVWHIYRNVEQLSPIKSAWCFAHWGARAWLKRREF; encoded by the coding sequence ATGCCGCTCGTTTCGATCATCACCCCATCGTGGAACGTGGCGCCGCTGATCGGCGAGACCATCGCCTCCGTTCAGGCCCAGACCATGACGGACTGGGAGTTGCTGATTGCCGATGACTGCTCGACGGACCAGACCACCGCGATCGTGGAAAGCCACGCGGCGCAGGATCCGCGGGTCAAGCTGATCCGCCAGCCCCGCAACGGCGGCCCGGCGCTTGCCCGCCAGGCCGCAATCGACCGGGCGCAGGGCCGCTTCATCGCGTTTCTCGACAGCGATGACCTGTGGCTGCCTGCCAAGCTCGAACGGCAGATCGCCTTCGCGCAGGCGAAACGCGCGGCGTTGAGCTACACGGCGTTCCGCCGCATCAATGAGGCGGGAACCGGCACCGGCCGCCTGATCGAGGTGCCAGGCTCGCTGAACTACGAGCAGTTGCTCAAGAACACCTCGATCGCCACCCTGACCGCACTCGTCGACCGCGACGTCGCGGGCAACATCGCCATGAAGAACGAACCGTATGACGATTTCTGCCTCTGGCTGAGCATCCTCAAGCCGGGACATGTCGCCCACGGGCTCAACGAGGATCTCGCCCGCTACCGCGTGCGGAGCAGCTCGGTCTCCAGCCGCCCGCTTCGCTCTGCCGGCTGGGTCTGGCACATCTACCGCAACGTGGAGCAGCTTTCGCCGATCAAATCCGCCTGGTGCTTCGCGCATTGGGGCGCGAGGGCATGGCTGAAGCGGCGGGAGTTCTGA
- a CDS encoding UDP-glucuronic acid decarboxylase family protein: protein MSFDRKYKDSRILVTGGAGFIGSHLSERLLAEGAEVVCADNYFTGSRKNIAHLLSNPMFEAIRHDVTFPLYIEVDAIFNLACPASPIHYQRDPVQTTKTSVHGAINMLGLAKRLRAPIFQASTSEVYGDPLIHPQTEDYWGNVNPIGIRSCYDEGKRCAETLFFDYWRQHALPIKVARIFNTYGPRMQPNDGRVVSSFIVQALKGEPITVFGDGGQTRSFCYVDDLVEAITRLMLTDEGCTGPINLGNSSEFTIFELAEKVISYTNSRSKLIFKPLPQDDPRQRQPDLAKAKALLNWEPKVALADGLKETIAYFKHSLELA, encoded by the coding sequence ATGTCGTTCGACCGAAAATACAAAGACAGCAGAATACTCGTCACGGGCGGCGCAGGCTTCATCGGCTCCCATCTGAGTGAACGGTTGCTCGCCGAGGGTGCGGAAGTGGTTTGCGCGGACAACTATTTTACCGGCAGCCGCAAGAACATCGCCCATCTGCTGTCCAATCCGATGTTCGAGGCGATCCGGCACGATGTGACGTTTCCGCTCTACATCGAGGTCGACGCAATCTTCAACCTGGCTTGCCCGGCCTCGCCGATCCACTATCAGCGCGATCCGGTGCAGACCACCAAGACCAGCGTGCACGGCGCCATCAACATGCTCGGTCTCGCCAAGCGTCTGCGGGCGCCGATCTTTCAGGCCTCGACCAGCGAAGTCTACGGCGATCCCCTGATCCATCCGCAGACCGAGGATTACTGGGGCAACGTCAATCCGATCGGGATTCGCTCATGTTATGACGAGGGCAAACGCTGCGCCGAGACCCTGTTTTTCGACTATTGGCGGCAGCATGCGCTGCCGATCAAGGTTGCGCGCATCTTCAATACCTACGGTCCGCGGATGCAGCCAAATGACGGCCGGGTCGTTTCATCCTTTATCGTTCAGGCCCTCAAGGGCGAGCCGATCACCGTGTTCGGCGACGGCGGACAAACCCGGTCCTTCTGCTATGTCGATGATCTCGTCGAGGCCATTACCCGGTTGATGCTGACCGATGAAGGCTGTACGGGGCCGATCAATCTCGGCAACAGCTCTGAATTCACCATTTTCGAACTGGCCGAGAAAGTGATCAGCTACACGAACTCCCGATCGAAGCTCATTTTCAAGCCGCTGCCTCAGGATGATCCGCGGCAACGCCAGCCTGATCTTGCAAAGGCGAAGGCGCTCCTGAACTGGGAACCGAAAGTCGCCCTCGCCGACGGGCTCAAGGAGACCATCGCTTACTTCAAGCACTCGCTTGAGCTGGCGTGA
- the rfbB gene encoding dTDP-glucose 4,6-dehydratase — translation MQNVLITGGAGFIGQNLVHAWRAARPADRLVVVDAMTYAANIRSLEPLIADRSIQFVNGDICNAALMQRLFEEHKFTRVAHLAAESHVDRSISDPEVFLQTNVLGTFTLLKAALDAWRTSATLGSARFLHVSTDEVYGSLGFADPAFTESSPYRPNSPYAASKASSDHLVRAFVATYGMPALITNCSNNYGPYQHPEKLIPLMIIHALEGKPLPVYGDGSNVRDWLHVSDHCDALMNVIERGCSGETYNVGGGNERNNRDVVGLICDAIDHAFASSPDLATRFPSCPATSGRSCRTLISFITDRPGHDHRYAINATKLADELGSRCSVGFESGLAQTVHWYLGHEEWWRDVTSGAYKAWIDKNYGFRIAV, via the coding sequence ATGCAAAACGTTTTAATCACGGGCGGCGCCGGCTTCATCGGGCAAAACCTGGTGCATGCATGGCGCGCCGCGCGGCCGGCGGATCGGCTGGTGGTGGTCGACGCAATGACCTATGCGGCCAACATACGAAGCCTCGAACCGCTGATCGCCGACCGCAGCATCCAGTTCGTCAATGGCGACATTTGTAATGCGGCGCTGATGCAGAGGCTGTTCGAAGAGCACAAGTTCACGCGCGTGGCGCATCTGGCTGCGGAGTCGCATGTCGACCGGTCGATCAGCGATCCAGAGGTCTTCCTGCAAACCAACGTGCTCGGCACCTTCACCTTGCTGAAGGCTGCGCTGGATGCGTGGCGGACAAGCGCGACGCTCGGCAGCGCTCGCTTCCTGCATGTCTCGACCGACGAGGTCTATGGCTCGCTCGGCTTTGCCGATCCTGCCTTCACCGAATCCTCGCCCTATCGCCCGAACTCGCCCTACGCGGCGAGCAAGGCGTCGAGCGATCATCTCGTTCGCGCGTTTGTCGCGACATACGGCATGCCGGCGCTGATCACGAACTGCTCCAACAATTATGGGCCCTATCAGCATCCGGAAAAACTGATCCCGCTGATGATCATCCATGCTTTGGAAGGAAAGCCGCTGCCGGTTTACGGCGACGGCTCCAATGTCCGCGACTGGCTGCATGTTTCCGATCACTGCGACGCGCTGATGAACGTGATCGAGCGGGGCTGCAGCGGCGAAACCTACAATGTCGGCGGTGGTAATGAGCGTAATAACCGCGACGTAGTCGGTCTGATCTGCGACGCGATCGACCATGCCTTCGCCTCAAGTCCCGACCTCGCGACGCGGTTTCCATCCTGTCCGGCCACGTCAGGCCGCTCTTGCCGGACGCTCATCAGCTTCATCACCGACCGCCCGGGTCACGATCATCGCTATGCGATCAACGCCACCAAGCTCGCCGACGAACTCGGCAGCCGTTGCAGCGTGGGTTTCGAAAGCGGGCTGGCGCAGACGGTGCACTGGTATCTCGGCCACGAGGAATGGTGGCGCGACGTCACCAGCGGCGCCTACAAGGCCTGGATAGACAAGAATTACGGCTTCCGGATCGCGGTCTAG
- a CDS encoding glycosyltransferase family 4 protein — MNPGVPVRLAFTHIPRRVWAGGYNYQSNLFAALSKFRLGEFTPVLFAGTGDEADLAPLAAIPGVEVVRSAAFEGRAGLAAALALGLDREAAAEFRTHRIDAVFESARFFGWRLPYPAVAWFPDFQHRRLPQLFPATARWRREAGFRIQIASGRTVMLSSESSHRDFRKFYPGAKNEVCVVRFATGPSPAFLNASPAEIVAQYQLPEKYFYLPNQFYTHKNHQVVVDALAIVAERGGEAVVCASGSTEERRERGYFDEVMERVRNRGLERRFRHLGMIPISHVYALLRACTGLINPSRSEGWSTTVEEAKSFGVPMILSDLDVHREQTGGTASYFGADDPATLADHLMRVAQGSEAPVVRSFVPGHDDRVAAFATNFAETVRHAIRTFAR; from the coding sequence GTGAACCCGGGCGTGCCGGTGCGTCTTGCGTTCACGCATATTCCCCGCCGGGTCTGGGCCGGTGGCTACAACTATCAAAGCAATCTGTTTGCAGCGTTGAGCAAGTTCCGCTTGGGAGAGTTTACTCCCGTCCTGTTTGCAGGGACAGGCGACGAAGCCGATCTTGCGCCGCTTGCGGCGATACCGGGCGTGGAGGTGGTGCGATCGGCGGCGTTCGAGGGCCGGGCCGGTCTGGCTGCCGCGCTGGCGCTGGGGCTGGACCGCGAGGCGGCGGCAGAATTCCGGACGCATCGCATCGATGCCGTCTTCGAATCCGCCCGCTTCTTTGGCTGGCGTCTGCCCTATCCGGCAGTGGCTTGGTTTCCCGATTTTCAGCATCGACGACTGCCCCAGCTGTTTCCGGCAACAGCGCGATGGCGTCGCGAAGCCGGTTTCCGGATACAGATCGCATCCGGACGGACCGTCATGCTGAGCAGCGAAAGCTCGCATCGCGATTTCAGGAAATTCTATCCCGGTGCGAAGAACGAGGTCTGTGTAGTTCGTTTCGCGACCGGGCCGTCGCCGGCGTTCCTGAACGCAAGTCCGGCCGAGATCGTCGCCCAGTACCAGTTGCCCGAAAAATACTTCTACCTGCCGAATCAATTTTACACCCACAAGAACCATCAGGTGGTTGTGGATGCGCTGGCCATCGTGGCGGAGCGCGGGGGCGAGGCGGTCGTGTGCGCATCGGGCAGCACCGAAGAGCGGCGCGAGCGCGGTTATTTCGATGAGGTCATGGAGCGGGTGCGCAATCGCGGGCTCGAAAGGCGTTTCCGTCATCTGGGAATGATTCCGATATCGCATGTCTACGCGTTGCTGCGAGCATGCACCGGTCTGATAAATCCGTCCCGATCGGAAGGGTGGAGCACAACCGTTGAAGAAGCGAAATCGTTTGGAGTGCCGATGATTTTGTCCGACCTGGACGTCCACCGCGAACAGACCGGCGGTACGGCGAGCTATTTCGGAGCAGATGACCCTGCAACCCTGGCGGATCATCTTATGCGGGTCGCGCAGGGATCAGAGGCACCGGTTGTTCGAAGTTTCGTTCCCGGCCACGATGACCGCGTGGCGGCCTTCGCCACAAACTTCGCAGAGACGGTCCGTCACGCCATTCGGACCTTCGCGCGGTAG
- a CDS encoding NAD-dependent epimerase/dehydratase family protein, whose translation MNVWVTGANGFIGRHLVRVLADRGCRVHGIGHGAISDADRHRIGLEHWLNGEIDAANLSALAERSGPPSTIFHLAGGSSVGLSIAQPFEDFSRTVTSTARLLEWLRSAAKDCRLIVVSSAAVYGADHEGPIGVDAATLPMSPYGQHKLMMEQLCRSYAVTFGLHSTVARLFSVYGPNLRKQLPWDICSRLQAGERKLVLGGTGAEVRDWTDVRDVVRLLVEIDERPQVETFQVINGGSAIGTTVATIAAILAECWGGSISVQYSGIVRAGDPASLLSDDTMSRALPFDWKIPVEQGLADYVSWFKDQIR comes from the coding sequence ATGAACGTGTGGGTTACCGGCGCCAATGGCTTTATCGGTCGGCATCTCGTTCGGGTGCTGGCGGATCGGGGCTGCCGCGTTCACGGCATCGGCCACGGCGCAATCAGCGACGCCGATAGGCATCGCATCGGCCTTGAGCATTGGTTGAACGGCGAGATCGATGCGGCCAATCTCAGCGCGCTTGCGGAACGCTCCGGACCGCCGTCGACGATTTTCCATCTGGCCGGCGGGTCGTCGGTCGGGCTGTCGATCGCGCAGCCGTTTGAGGACTTCTCGCGCACCGTTACGAGCACGGCCAGATTGCTGGAGTGGCTGCGCAGCGCCGCCAAGGATTGCCGCTTGATCGTCGTGTCGAGCGCGGCGGTCTATGGCGCCGATCACGAGGGGCCGATTGGAGTGGATGCAGCAACGCTTCCGATGTCGCCCTACGGGCAGCACAAGCTGATGATGGAGCAGCTGTGCCGAAGCTACGCCGTCACCTTTGGCTTGCACAGCACGGTGGCGCGGCTGTTCTCGGTCTACGGGCCGAATTTGCGGAAGCAATTGCCCTGGGACATCTGCTCGCGCCTGCAGGCCGGTGAGCGAAAGCTGGTGCTGGGCGGCACAGGCGCGGAGGTGCGGGACTGGACCGATGTCCGTGATGTTGTTCGGCTGCTGGTCGAGATCGACGAAAGGCCGCAGGTGGAGACCTTTCAGGTGATCAACGGCGGATCCGCGATTGGAACGACCGTGGCAACGATTGCCGCGATCCTTGCAGAATGCTGGGGCGGGAGCATTTCCGTGCAGTATTCCGGCATCGTTCGCGCCGGCGACCCGGCAAGTCTGCTGTCGGACGACACGATGTCGCGCGCGCTGCCTTTTGACTGGAAGATCCCGGTTGAACAGGGTCTTGCGGATTATGTGTCGTGGTTCAAGGATCAGATCCGGTGA
- a CDS encoding acyltransferase codes for MNLHFIIQRWIGRATCRLEPGAFLSHTARIRNALGDSSQIVIGANSHVRGELMIFAHGGRISVGEWCYVGAGTRIWSGASIDIGDRVLISHSVNIFDNLTHPIRASERHAQARQIFTRGHPRDIFLDDKPIKIGDDAWIGACAIIMRGVTVGQGGIVAAGAVVTKDVPAYSIVAGNPAVVVRELSPDER; via the coding sequence GTGAATCTTCATTTCATTATTCAACGATGGATCGGACGGGCTACGTGTCGGCTCGAGCCGGGCGCTTTCCTCAGCCATACGGCGAGAATAAGGAATGCTCTGGGAGACAGCAGCCAGATCGTGATCGGCGCGAACTCGCACGTCAGGGGTGAGTTAATGATCTTTGCTCACGGCGGGCGGATTTCGGTCGGCGAGTGGTGTTATGTCGGAGCAGGCACGCGCATCTGGTCGGGAGCATCGATCGATATCGGCGATCGCGTGCTGATTTCCCATTCGGTTAATATTTTCGACAATCTGACCCATCCGATTCGAGCATCGGAGCGTCACGCCCAGGCGAGACAGATTTTCACCAGAGGCCATCCCAGAGACATTTTTCTCGACGACAAGCCGATCAAGATTGGCGATGACGCGTGGATCGGAGCGTGCGCAATCATCATGCGCGGGGTCACCGTTGGGCAGGGAGGCATCGTGGCCGCCGGAGCCGTCGTGACCAAGGACGTTCCAGCTTATTCGATCGTGGCCGGCAATCCGGCGGTTGTCGTGAGGGAGCTATCGCCCGATGAGCGTTAG
- a CDS encoding glycosyltransferase, whose product MDAGKGIVAMRLFQNCGLTPSYVTHLNRLTPSGMTFAERHQAFLDDRFGALHFLKPVMDKDEAAFLACGNDERMQRLWARENGLPDKSSLEQILLAQIEHHRTEILYNLDPVRFPSSFVRTLPGCVRKTLCWRAAPSGQADLTAYGAVLGNFPSILESWRKKGCGAEWFAPAIDPVMNAYGHGERPIDVLFVGGYSRHHSARAKVLEHIAVLAHKLQIVYCLDASRLTRLAESYIGRLLPLQKHRRPPAIAKIARPPVFGRQLYELIGQSKIVLNGAIDMAGPDRGNMRCFEAIGCGALLLSDEGNYPTGLRDEETMLTYESAESCVRQIERCLSNWGNVQGIAEDGRRLIGDDYSKDRQWSLFQAIVARL is encoded by the coding sequence GTGGATGCTGGCAAGGGTATCGTAGCGATGCGTCTGTTTCAAAATTGCGGGCTTACACCCTCCTATGTCACTCATCTGAACAGGCTGACGCCTTCGGGAATGACATTTGCCGAGCGTCATCAGGCCTTCCTGGACGACCGATTTGGAGCGTTGCACTTTCTCAAGCCGGTGATGGACAAAGACGAGGCCGCATTCCTTGCCTGCGGCAACGATGAGAGGATGCAACGGCTATGGGCGCGAGAGAATGGACTTCCCGACAAATCATCTCTCGAACAGATTCTGCTTGCTCAGATCGAACACCATCGAACCGAGATTCTCTATAATCTCGATCCCGTTCGCTTTCCCAGTTCGTTTGTCCGGACTCTGCCGGGATGCGTTCGAAAAACGCTTTGCTGGAGAGCGGCGCCGTCTGGGCAAGCAGATCTGACCGCTTACGGCGCGGTGCTCGGCAATTTCCCCTCGATCCTGGAGTCTTGGCGCAAAAAAGGCTGTGGGGCGGAGTGGTTCGCACCGGCGATTGATCCGGTCATGAATGCATACGGGCACGGCGAACGGCCGATTGACGTACTTTTCGTCGGTGGGTATTCCCGGCATCATTCTGCGCGTGCAAAAGTCCTCGAGCACATAGCCGTTCTCGCCCACAAATTACAGATAGTGTATTGTCTGGATGCATCCCGATTGACCAGGCTTGCGGAAAGTTACATCGGTCGTTTGTTGCCGTTGCAAAAGCATAGGCGTCCGCCGGCGATTGCCAAAATCGCCAGACCGCCGGTGTTTGGACGACAGCTATATGAGTTGATCGGGCAGTCGAAGATCGTATTGAACGGCGCCATCGATATGGCGGGACCGGATCGCGGCAATATGCGCTGTTTCGAAGCCATCGGATGCGGAGCGCTGCTTCTCTCGGACGAGGGCAACTATCCGACGGGACTGCGAGACGAAGAAACGATGCTGACTTATGAAAGTGCCGAGAGCTGTGTAAGACAAATTGAGCGATGTCTAAGCAATTGGGGCAATGTGCAGGGAATCGCCGAAGACGGACGACGGCTTATCGGGGATGACTATAGCAAGGACCGTCAATGGTCCTTGTTCCAAGCGATCGTCGCGCGACTTTAG
- the asnB gene encoding asparagine synthase (glutamine-hydrolyzing): MCGIAGIVNLRGNAVEPAEISRLTNLVAHRGPFGEGSWFSANRNLAFGHRRLAIIDPGDGGYQPMVSGDGRHVIVFNGEIYNFLELRRELEAQGAIFRSQSDTEVILAAWQAWQEGMLTRFNGMWALAIFDTKTEELFLARDRFGIKPLLYALTSERFVFASEQRALVRSGLINASLDIDVARRLMLDAFGVEGSERTLCQEVRRLQGGHCMWLRRGRLEIRRWWRTVDHLPAIPNTEAERVERFREIFQDAVALRMRSDVPIGTCLSGGFDSSAVICTMAAHEKAGMGPRDSTSWRHAFVATFPGASNDERPMAEEAAAWADVVPAFLEIGKADALNELDRILDDNDDVYIGLPSAAWLIYRELRRHDVTVSLDGHGADELMGAYLQEGQSGMFRMRNLLAGLASGSTLAGRGADLLRTLMIKRRGHYFLRGGLRDVPAQLPLVAAADVLPRDWGPLNRRLYGMFHSTVLPTILRNFDRLSMAHGIEVRMPFMDWRLVTYTMALPETCKFSDGYSKAIARRAMADLMPESIRMGRRKVGFNSPMPEWLNGPLAGWTAGLLDQKVPAFAELVDEQGLRKAVSGLTSSKTWDWESVGRIWPYLNMKWMLARVS; this comes from the coding sequence ATGTGCGGAATTGCAGGCATCGTGAACCTCCGCGGCAACGCGGTCGAACCGGCGGAAATCTCGCGACTGACGAACCTGGTCGCGCATCGCGGGCCGTTTGGCGAGGGAAGCTGGTTCAGCGCGAACCGTAATCTGGCATTCGGCCACCGTCGGCTGGCAATCATCGATCCCGGCGACGGGGGCTATCAGCCGATGGTTTCCGGCGACGGCCGCCATGTGATCGTGTTCAACGGCGAGATCTACAATTTCCTCGAACTGCGGCGCGAGCTCGAGGCGCAGGGGGCGATTTTCCGCAGCCAGTCCGACACGGAGGTCATCCTGGCCGCCTGGCAGGCGTGGCAGGAAGGCATGCTGACGCGCTTCAACGGAATGTGGGCGCTGGCGATCTTCGACACCAAGACCGAAGAATTGTTTTTGGCGCGCGACCGCTTCGGCATCAAGCCGCTATTATATGCGCTGACATCGGAGCGCTTTGTCTTTGCATCAGAGCAGCGCGCATTGGTGCGAAGCGGTCTGATCAATGCTTCGCTGGACATCGACGTGGCGCGACGGCTCATGCTCGATGCCTTTGGCGTCGAGGGCAGCGAACGGACGCTTTGCCAGGAGGTGCGCCGGCTGCAGGGCGGTCACTGCATGTGGTTGCGCCGAGGGAGGTTGGAAATCCGGCGCTGGTGGCGGACGGTGGATCACCTGCCGGCAATCCCGAACACCGAAGCCGAACGGGTCGAGCGCTTTCGCGAGATTTTCCAGGATGCGGTTGCGCTGCGAATGCGCAGCGACGTTCCGATCGGGACCTGTCTGTCGGGAGGGTTCGATTCGTCGGCAGTGATCTGCACCATGGCGGCGCACGAAAAAGCCGGTATGGGCCCGCGGGACAGCACCTCGTGGCGCCATGCCTTCGTTGCGACATTTCCCGGCGCCTCGAACGACGAGCGGCCGATGGCCGAGGAGGCCGCGGCCTGGGCGGATGTCGTGCCTGCATTCCTCGAGATCGGGAAGGCCGACGCGCTGAACGAACTCGATCGAATTCTCGACGACAATGATGACGTCTATATCGGACTTCCAAGCGCCGCCTGGTTGATCTATCGGGAACTCAGGCGTCACGACGTGACGGTGTCGCTGGACGGCCATGGCGCGGACGAACTGATGGGAGCCTATCTTCAGGAGGGACAATCGGGCATGTTCCGGATGCGAAACCTGCTCGCAGGACTTGCTTCCGGTTCGACGCTGGCTGGACGAGGCGCCGATCTGTTGCGGACGCTGATGATCAAACGCCGGGGGCACTATTTCCTGCGCGGCGGTCTGCGCGACGTTCCGGCCCAGCTTCCGCTGGTCGCCGCCGCCGACGTGCTGCCGCGCGACTGGGGTCCATTGAACCGGCGGCTCTACGGGATGTTTCACAGCACTGTGCTGCCTACCATCCTGCGAAACTTCGACCGCCTGTCGATGGCGCACGGCATCGAGGTCCGGATGCCATTCATGGACTGGCGCCTGGTGACGTACACCATGGCGTTGCCGGAGACGTGCAAATTCTCCGATGGCTATTCCAAAGCGATTGCGCGGCGGGCGATGGCCGACCTGATGCCGGAATCCATCCGCATGGGACGCCGGAAGGTGGGGTTCAACTCGCCAATGCCCGAATGGCTCAACGGACCTCTGGCCGGCTGGACCGCCGGCTTGCTCGATCAGAAGGTGCCGGCGTTTGCCGAACTGGTCGACGAGCAAGGCTTGCGCAAGGCGGTTAGCGGTCTGACATCGTCGAAGACATGGGATTGGGAATCAGTCGGCCGCATTTGGCCGTATCTGAATATGAAGTGGATGCTGGCAAGGGTATCGTAG
- a CDS encoding lipopolysaccharide biosynthesis protein, with the protein MADVTSRKASTDVLGNSAWNAAAFAVAVALNLLVLPFVVFRLGVTAFGVAGLVTACVAPALAFSNTLALSTTRELALRLEPSRRDDARRLFATAVMLALATGSSIVILFTLTGAPLARLGFHLSGPSADDLGLAFALASAGWLCQCLSVVFLALFTARQDYRSVALISIISTVVTTCSMVLLIPRWPQASTFLGCQSLGFAASLLLAIGWSRRVIGDWMARPAIDRGALGNLVKLGGWQLAAQGGVLIAAQADRYLLGALLQPQFVGFYTIAQRLEEAVYIGVLKVGEILFPFFSALQKETDDRKADLLFRSSWILNVLAASALGGLTPVAGPLLHLWTGAEVAAEAQRVLVILSIAGILGSSSNVFAFYLLAQGRSSSNALIALLTGVFTLATSAIALPYFGWQAAGWSACIGMIAQMITVVILLRRHFSLTGMWLRLIHFVLMPIGIGIATALALRYGFRSAQLDQALGWWYVGGLYVLVAGIIFVVAVAASQAGPYGAACWRDLRVIAGRFLPIKAI; encoded by the coding sequence ATGGCTGATGTGACGTCAAGAAAAGCTTCGACCGATGTGCTGGGTAATTCCGCCTGGAACGCGGCCGCCTTTGCGGTAGCTGTGGCGCTCAATCTCCTCGTGCTGCCGTTCGTGGTCTTTCGCCTCGGCGTCACCGCGTTCGGCGTCGCGGGTCTCGTTACCGCATGCGTTGCGCCCGCGTTGGCGTTCAGCAACACGCTGGCATTGTCGACGACGCGGGAACTCGCCCTGCGGCTGGAGCCGTCCCGGCGCGACGATGCGCGACGTCTGTTCGCTACGGCAGTGATGCTGGCATTGGCAACAGGCAGCTCGATCGTGATCCTCTTCACTTTGACCGGGGCACCGCTTGCGCGCCTTGGATTTCACTTAAGTGGACCGTCAGCGGATGATCTGGGGCTTGCATTTGCGCTGGCCAGCGCCGGATGGCTATGCCAGTGCCTATCCGTGGTCTTTCTGGCCTTGTTCACGGCGCGGCAGGACTATCGAAGCGTTGCTTTGATCAGCATCATCAGTACCGTGGTTACAACATGCTCAATGGTGCTGCTCATTCCGCGCTGGCCTCAGGCCTCGACGTTTCTCGGCTGTCAGTCGCTGGGTTTTGCGGCGAGCCTGCTTCTGGCCATCGGATGGTCCCGACGCGTCATAGGCGATTGGATGGCGCGCCCGGCGATCGATCGCGGGGCGCTCGGTAATCTGGTCAAGCTGGGTGGCTGGCAACTGGCCGCGCAGGGCGGTGTGCTCATTGCGGCACAGGCGGATCGTTATTTGCTCGGAGCTTTACTGCAGCCGCAGTTCGTCGGTTTTTACACGATTGCGCAGCGGCTCGAAGAAGCCGTGTATATCGGCGTGCTGAAGGTCGGCGAAATTCTCTTCCCATTCTTCAGCGCGCTGCAAAAAGAAACTGACGATCGCAAGGCCGATCTGCTGTTCCGCTCTTCCTGGATTCTCAACGTGCTCGCCGCGAGTGCGCTTGGCGGCCTGACCCCCGTCGCAGGCCCGTTGCTTCATCTGTGGACCGGCGCCGAAGTGGCTGCCGAAGCCCAGCGCGTGCTGGTGATACTGTCGATCGCCGGCATACTTGGATCGAGCTCGAACGTGTTTGCTTTCTATCTTCTGGCGCAAGGGCGATCGAGTTCGAATGCCTTGATCGCCCTGCTCACGGGCGTGTTCACGCTGGCGACCAGCGCGATCGCCTTGCCCTATTTCGGATGGCAGGCGGCGGGATGGAGCGCCTGCATCGGCATGATCGCCCAAATGATCACCGTCGTGATCCTGCTGCGCCGGCATTTCAGCCTCACCGGTATGTGGTTGCGTCTGATCCACTTCGTGCTGATGCCGATCGGGATCGGCATCGCAACCGCACTGGCGTTGCGATATGGCTTCCGCAGCGCGCAACTCGACCAGGCGCTTGGCTGGTGGTACGTGGGGGGCCTCTATGTGCTGGTGGCCGGTATCATCTTCGTCGTCGCGGTCGCGGCTTCGCAGGCTGGCCCCTACGGCGCGGCCTGCTGGCGGGATCTCCGCGTCATCGCCGGTCGCTTCCTGCCCATCAAGGCGATCTGA